A single genomic interval of Picosynechococcus sp. PCC 7003 harbors:
- a CDS encoding phosphomannose isomerase type II C-terminal cupin domain — protein sequence MTEIRTPPWGKVTILEEGDRYRINRIEIKPGHHISTQMHYHRSEHWVVVSGTAKVICNDQEKILTARQSTYVPMNTRHRVENPGVIDLVMIEIQNGEFLGDEDIIRFEDRDSA from the coding sequence ATGACCGAAATCCGTACACCCCCCTGGGGCAAAGTCACAATCCTCGAAGAAGGCGATCGCTACCGCATCAATCGCATCGAAATCAAACCCGGCCACCACATCAGTACCCAAATGCACTACCACCGTAGCGAGCATTGGGTTGTGGTTTCTGGCACCGCCAAAGTCATTTGTAACGACCAAGAAAAGATCCTCACGGCCCGCCAATCCACATATGTCCCCATGAATACCCGTCATCGGGTCGAAAATCCGGGGGTGATTGATCTGGTGATGATCGAGATTCAGAATGGTGAATTTTTGGGAGACGAAGATATTATTCGTTTTGAGGATCGAGATTCTGCCTAG
- a CDS encoding N-acetylmannosamine-6-phosphate 2-epimerase: MSDLIAQFKNRLIISCQAPADSPLHAPEMIAAIAQACVNQGGVGVRIDSPDHIRAVRAKLPQIPIIGLWKRTFPESDVYITPRLEDALAVVKAGADIVAIDATARPRPNGESLADLIAGIHQKTGKLVMADLDTYDNAQRAAQAGADILGTTLYGYTGETQHLTPPGFELLEKLTQDFELPVICEGGIHTPEMLQKAFQLGADSVVVGTAITGVDLLAQKFCQASQAIAQA; encoded by the coding sequence ATGTCTGATCTAATTGCCCAGTTTAAAAATCGCCTGATTATTTCCTGCCAAGCCCCCGCTGATTCCCCTCTCCATGCCCCTGAAATGATTGCGGCGATCGCCCAAGCCTGTGTTAACCAAGGAGGCGTTGGGGTGCGCATCGATAGCCCTGACCACATCCGCGCTGTGCGGGCCAAATTACCCCAGATCCCGATTATTGGGTTGTGGAAACGGACTTTTCCAGAATCAGACGTTTACATTACGCCCCGGTTAGAAGATGCCCTAGCAGTGGTCAAAGCGGGAGCCGACATCGTTGCCATTGATGCCACGGCCCGCCCCCGACCGAACGGAGAAAGTCTCGCGGATCTGATCGCCGGGATTCACCAGAAAACAGGAAAATTGGTGATGGCAGATCTCGATACCTACGACAATGCTCAACGAGCCGCCCAGGCTGGTGCCGATATTTTGGGGACGACCCTCTATGGCTACACGGGAGAAACCCAGCATTTAACGCCCCCTGGTTTTGAGCTGCTCGAAAAATTAACCCAGGATTTCGAGTTGCCAGTCATCTGTGAAGGGGGCATCCACACTCCAGAAATGCTGCAAAAAGCCTTCCAACTGGGGGCTGATAGTGTCGTTGTCGGAACTGCAATCACCGGGGTTGATTTGTTGGCCCAGAAATTTTGTCAGGCATCCCAGGCGATCGCCCAAGCTTAA
- a CDS encoding aromatic ring-hydroxylating dioxygenase subunit alpha, which translates to MTATSQINFLRNLWYYAMPSDRLKPKQTVTKFLLNEPILFGRDRQGKAFAIQDACPHRAVPLSDGRFNGEEIECCYHGWRFNPQGQCTAIPCLTEEQTLDISRFSVKSYPLSESQGNIWIYMSDKKNTVPQLPAPTIPLFSEGRYQMKTTMLFPCEYDQAVVGLMDPAHVPFVHRAWWWRADPTLSEEIKAFDPSFYGFTMRRHKLEKTTLMYDLAGKDPEVEISFQLPGIRIEQLLTQQNKICNLTVITPLTAAETEVTTMFYTTLPWLKWFKPILIPLTRTFLDQDRQMVIKQKTRLPYNPPMMLIKDADTQARWYFRLKKEFQESQTAMRPFVNPVKEAVLRWRS; encoded by the coding sequence ATGACAGCAACCAGTCAAATCAATTTTCTTCGCAACCTTTGGTATTATGCGATGCCTAGCGATCGCCTCAAACCGAAGCAAACCGTCACCAAATTTCTCCTCAATGAACCCATTCTTTTCGGACGCGATCGCCAAGGAAAAGCTTTTGCCATCCAAGATGCTTGTCCCCACCGGGCGGTGCCCCTCAGCGACGGTCGATTTAACGGCGAAGAAATTGAATGTTGCTACCACGGCTGGCGTTTTAACCCCCAGGGTCAATGTACGGCGATTCCCTGTCTAACAGAGGAGCAAACCCTAGATATTAGTCGCTTTAGCGTGAAATCGTATCCCCTCTCAGAAAGTCAGGGCAATATTTGGATTTATATGTCTGACAAAAAAAATACGGTGCCCCAATTACCAGCCCCCACCATTCCTTTGTTTTCAGAAGGGCGATACCAAATGAAAACGACAATGCTCTTTCCCTGTGAATATGATCAGGCGGTGGTGGGTCTGATGGATCCGGCCCATGTGCCCTTTGTCCATCGGGCCTGGTGGTGGCGAGCAGATCCGACCTTGAGTGAGGAGATAAAAGCCTTTGATCCAAGTTTTTATGGTTTTACGATGCGCCGCCATAAACTTGAAAAAACAACCCTCATGTACGACTTGGCAGGGAAAGATCCAGAAGTGGAAATTTCCTTTCAGCTGCCGGGCATCCGCATCGAACAATTACTGACCCAGCAAAATAAAATTTGTAATTTGACGGTGATCACCCCCCTAACAGCGGCAGAAACGGAGGTGACGACAATGTTTTATACGACTTTACCCTGGCTGAAGTGGTTTAAACCGATTCTGATTCCTTTAACACGCACTTTTTTGGATCAAGATCGACAGATGGTGATCAAGCAAAAAACCCGTTTGCCCTACAATCCGCCGATGATGCTCATCAAGGATGCTGATACTCAAGCTCGCTGGTATTTCCGTCTAAAAAAGGAGTTTCAGGAGAGCCAAACAGCCATGCGCCCCTTTGTGAATCCAGTCAAAGAAGCGGTTTTACGTTGGCGGAGTTAA
- a CDS encoding Uma2 family endonuclease: MVIAEDKFPQLTPDEYLRWEEQQSEKYEYIDGQIYAMGGGNKNHSLIAVRLASLFFNHLNGSGCETGNSDLKIKIPNSHNYTYPDINITCDERDQSTTQFITYPCLVVEVLSKSTEAYDRGGKFRLYRQNPVLKDYLLVSSTAIEMDLYHKNKSGEWLIINYQSGDFIFLESIGLTFIIEQAYQGLNINSFELL, encoded by the coding sequence ATGGTCATCGCCGAAGATAAATTCCCCCAACTTACCCCTGACGAATATTTGCGTTGGGAGGAACAGCAATCTGAAAAATATGAATATATCGATGGTCAAATTTATGCCATGGGGGGAGGCAACAAAAACCATAGTCTAATTGCCGTGAGGCTTGCGAGTTTATTTTTCAATCATCTGAATGGTAGCGGTTGTGAAACCGGAAATTCTGATCTCAAAATCAAAATTCCCAACAGCCATAACTATACCTATCCAGATATCAACATCACCTGTGATGAACGAGATCAGTCCACCACCCAATTTATTACATATCCTTGTCTGGTTGTCGAAGTATTATCAAAAAGTACAGAGGCTTATGATCGGGGTGGCAAATTTAGACTTTATCGCCAAAATCCAGTCTTAAAAGATTATTTACTGGTGAGTTCTACCGCCATCGAGATGGATTTATATCATAAAAATAAATCAGGAGAATGGCTGATTATCAACTACCAATCTGGAGACTTTATTTTCCTAGAAAGCATTGGTCTCACCTTTATTATTGAGCAAGCCTACCAAGGACTAAATATCAACAGCTTTGAACTTTTGTAA
- the nrtS gene encoding nitrate/nitrite transporter NrtS — MASMKTYLKLLGDRAIHSTALRVALTVGTVLFCINHSLAVVNGTMTRTRWISAVVTYFVPYCVSTHGQMTSRVRQKTKAKTLQPD; from the coding sequence ATGGCTTCCATGAAAACCTATCTAAAACTCCTCGGCGATCGCGCGATTCATTCCACAGCACTGCGGGTGGCACTAACCGTAGGGACTGTGCTCTTTTGCATCAACCACAGCCTCGCCGTCGTCAACGGTACGATGACACGCACCCGCTGGATTTCTGCCGTTGTGACCTATTTTGTACCCTACTGCGTGAGTACCCATGGCCAAATGACTAGCCGCGTACGCCAAAAAACAAAAGCCAAAACCCTACAACCGGACTAA
- the purN gene encoding phosphoribosylglycinamide formyltransferase, which translates to MGNVALNSALISPPVTLTDVPLSRPVKLGVLASGSGSNYGAIAKAIAENQLKAEIPILIYNNPKAKVLERAATFGTKTQLINHREFASREACDQAILDVLRSHGVEWVIMAGWMRIVTEVLLTGYENRILNIHPSLLPSFKGIRAVEQALAAGVKVTGCSVHFASPEVDSGDIIMQAVVPILADDTPETLHARIQVQEHRIFPAAIALAVSQYS; encoded by the coding sequence ATGGGTAATGTTGCGCTAAATTCTGCTTTAATTTCTCCCCCTGTGACCCTGACGGATGTGCCCTTATCCCGTCCGGTAAAACTAGGGGTGTTGGCCTCCGGTAGCGGCAGTAACTACGGGGCGATCGCCAAAGCCATTGCCGAAAATCAACTCAAGGCGGAAATCCCGATTCTGATCTACAACAACCCCAAGGCCAAGGTTTTAGAACGGGCCGCAACATTTGGCACGAAAACCCAACTGATTAACCACCGGGAGTTTGCCTCACGGGAAGCCTGTGACCAAGCCATTTTAGATGTCTTGCGATCGCATGGGGTGGAATGGGTGATTATGGCGGGCTGGATGCGCATTGTCACCGAGGTTTTGCTCACTGGCTACGAAAATCGTATCCTGAATATTCACCCCAGTTTGTTACCCAGCTTTAAAGGGATTCGCGCTGTAGAACAGGCTTTAGCGGCTGGCGTAAAAGTGACGGGCTGTTCGGTACATTTTGCCAGCCCAGAAGTCGATAGTGGCGACATTATTATGCAGGCGGTAGTGCCCATTTTGGCCGATGACACTCCTGAAACGCTCCATGCCAGAATTCAAGTCCAAGAACATCGTATTTTTCCAGCGGCGATCGCCTTAGCTGTGTCCCAATATTCCTAG
- a CDS encoding macro domain-containing protein — MIHYSQNTVFDIKAQTIVNTINCVGVMGGGLALEFKLRFPEMHQDYLLKCQRQQFVTGEPQIYKESKPWILNFPTKRHWKFPSKLSWIKEGLQYFQNEYKDMGIKSIAFPRLGCDRGGLSWDIVHEVMLDYLSLVDIDVFICLDKEPASSGVEAQMIESVKNTKFLRDVVSLNEKSIENIRGNIEFKRFRDIAKIRGIGKKTYEKIFIHAYSYAMKEQQNNVPEMEQLSLFQ; from the coding sequence ATGATCCACTATTCACAAAACACGGTGTTTGATATAAAAGCACAAACTATCGTTAATACGATCAACTGTGTGGGTGTTATGGGGGGAGGTCTGGCTCTTGAATTTAAACTCAGATTCCCTGAAATGCACCAAGATTACTTACTTAAATGTCAACGACAACAATTTGTCACTGGTGAACCACAAATTTATAAAGAGTCTAAACCGTGGATCTTGAATTTTCCTACTAAAAGACATTGGAAATTTCCTTCAAAATTATCTTGGATTAAAGAAGGCTTACAATATTTTCAAAACGAATACAAAGACATGGGCATAAAATCGATCGCATTTCCTAGGTTAGGATGTGATCGAGGCGGTCTGTCTTGGGATATAGTCCATGAAGTGATGCTTGATTATTTGAGTCTTGTTGATATTGACGTTTTTATTTGTCTAGATAAAGAACCAGCATCTTCTGGTGTTGAAGCTCAAATGATAGAAAGCGTAAAAAATACTAAGTTTCTTAGAGATGTTGTCAGTCTTAATGAGAAATCAATCGAGAACATTCGCGGAAATATAGAGTTCAAACGATTTAGAGATATTGCAAAAATCAGAGGAATAGGCAAAAAAACTTATGAAAAAATTTTTATACATGCTTATTCCTACGCGATGAAAGAACAGCAAAACAATGTTCCAGAGATGGAACAACTCTCACTATTCCAATAG
- the nrtS gene encoding nitrate/nitrite transporter NrtS, whose protein sequence is MTLKTYLSALGDRRLRPTALRVALFVGSLYFFINHGNAVLDGTMTNGRWVSVLLSYCVPYCVNIHGQLASQLRIESHLETSRTGAEKVEKIAP, encoded by the coding sequence ATGACCCTTAAAACCTACCTGTCTGCCCTAGGCGATCGCCGCCTCAGACCCACAGCCCTCCGAGTCGCCCTTTTCGTGGGCAGCCTTTACTTTTTTATTAACCATGGCAACGCCGTCCTCGACGGTACCATGACCAATGGTCGTTGGGTTTCGGTACTTTTGAGCTACTGTGTTCCCTATTGCGTGAATATCCATGGTCAACTGGCTAGCCAATTACGAATAGAATCTCACCTCGAAACCTCTCGCACAGGCGCTGAAAAAGTTGAAAAAATTGCCCCCTAG
- a CDS encoding DUF1995 family protein: MSNLPQSFEETLEQAKAATLNSLEAGCGRILIELCFPEIALQAQALAWNWAQLFVEEYGSGLKIFFPDTGAAALARRDWGEIPFKVTDIGTSRSPIENKIGDDDQIFIIVCPSAVEVAQVEKLCNFAGDRPVIMLIPQLEDVSIVGIGYAARQLRERFISTLETAYYIRPYEGAMVWRSYPSTWEVYLEKEEDQYELIASETTKPLGEYLERLLLAAVEPEAGEAANPNAPKIKKTGLLGGLQNFLKALSN; the protein is encoded by the coding sequence ATGTCCAATCTGCCCCAATCCTTTGAAGAAACCCTCGAACAAGCGAAAGCCGCAACCCTAAACAGTTTAGAAGCAGGCTGTGGGCGGATTTTAATTGAATTATGCTTTCCTGAGATTGCTCTACAGGCCCAGGCCTTGGCGTGGAATTGGGCGCAACTTTTTGTGGAGGAGTATGGTTCGGGGTTGAAAATTTTCTTTCCGGATACGGGGGCGGCGGCTCTGGCCCGGCGGGATTGGGGTGAAATTCCCTTTAAGGTGACGGACATTGGCACCTCGCGATCGCCTATCGAAAATAAAATCGGCGATGATGACCAGATTTTTATCATTGTCTGCCCGTCGGCGGTGGAAGTTGCTCAGGTCGAAAAGCTCTGTAACTTTGCTGGCGATCGCCCGGTGATTATGTTGATTCCCCAACTAGAGGATGTGTCCATTGTGGGGATTGGCTATGCGGCGCGGCAACTGCGGGAACGGTTCATTAGCACCCTCGAAACCGCCTATTACATTCGACCCTACGAAGGAGCTATGGTTTGGCGTTCTTACCCCTCGACTTGGGAAGTGTATCTCGAAAAAGAAGAAGACCAATATGAACTCATCGCCAGCGAAACCACTAAACCCCTCGGCGAATATTTAGAGCGGCTGTTGTTGGCGGCAGTGGAACCCGAAGCTGGGGAAGCGGCAAATCCCAACGCACCAAAAATCAAAAAAACAGGACTGCTTGGGGGTCTACAAAACTTCCTAAAAGCCCTCAGCAACTAA
- a CDS encoding DUF4433 domain-containing protein — protein MDPITIFGLIVGGSIARGIARKSISIFQRKNSSDQKQKTIQKNNNTYQYTPPQTATFTNIDCQNFTNYGVNYFYHMTHHTNITSIFNYGLLSHKKASHDFINKKDISNQNVQEIRNSKKIVCGDNTYDIRLHDCVPFYFNPRNAMLYSRKEMQRDIIFLGVNTSVFAKTTSFFTDGNAASADTLFYYQTKDLDKLPWDVLKSSRWNNKIDGRRKMCSEVLIKDQVEVDYISTIICNNEIIRQKIIGKIPFAFRHHVKVVVDHSFYF, from the coding sequence ATGGATCCAATTACGATATTTGGCTTAATAGTAGGGGGCAGTATTGCACGTGGTATTGCGCGCAAAAGTATTTCTATTTTCCAAAGAAAAAACTCAAGTGATCAAAAGCAAAAAACGATACAAAAAAACAACAATACGTATCAGTACACTCCTCCTCAAACTGCTACATTCACTAATATAGACTGCCAAAACTTTACAAATTATGGGGTGAATTATTTTTACCACATGACCCACCACACAAATATTACATCAATTTTTAACTATGGTCTTCTAAGTCACAAGAAAGCATCTCATGATTTTATTAATAAAAAGGATATTTCAAATCAAAATGTCCAAGAGATAAGGAATTCAAAGAAAATTGTTTGTGGAGATAATACTTATGACATAAGACTCCATGATTGTGTTCCTTTTTATTTCAATCCCAGAAATGCGATGCTTTATTCGCGTAAAGAAATGCAGAGAGATATTATATTTTTAGGGGTAAACACAAGTGTTTTTGCAAAAACAACCTCTTTTTTTACTGATGGCAATGCCGCATCTGCCGACACATTGTTTTACTATCAAACAAAAGACTTGGATAAACTACCGTGGGATGTATTAAAGAGTTCGCGTTGGAATAATAAGATTGATGGAAGAAGAAAAATGTGTTCAGAAGTCTTAATCAAAGATCAAGTTGAAGTTGATTATATCTCCACTATAATTTGTAACAATGAAATTATAAGGCAAAAAATCATTGGCAAAATTCCTTTTGCATTTCGCCACCATGTTAAAGTTGTAGTCGATCACAGTTTTTATTTTTAA
- a CDS encoding Spx/MgsR family RNA polymerase-binding regulatory protein, with translation MTLQVYGIPTCNTCKKALKWLETAGIPYEFINTKEQPPGREAIAQWVKALGSKPMRNTSGQAYRALGEEKKTWDDNQWIEAFAQDAMLLKRPLFVQDNKAVLVGFRVSETELRDRLGDN, from the coding sequence ATGACGCTGCAAGTTTACGGCATTCCCACCTGCAACACCTGTAAAAAAGCCTTGAAATGGCTAGAAACAGCCGGAATTCCCTACGAATTTATCAATACCAAAGAGCAACCTCCCGGCAGAGAGGCGATCGCCCAATGGGTTAAAGCACTCGGCAGCAAACCAATGCGCAATACTTCCGGACAAGCCTACCGAGCCTTGGGGGAAGAAAAGAAAACCTGGGATGATAACCAGTGGATCGAAGCATTTGCTCAAGATGCGATGCTGTTGAAGCGACCTCTATTTGTGCAGGATAACAAGGCAGTCTTGGTGGGGTTTCGAGTCAGTGAAACGGAGTTGCGCGATCGCCTGGGTGACAATTGA